gaaccagctcttGCAACACACCGAGATACAAcgtgccccagacgaggtgtcccaaagtaggacaagggcagacgaagaACCTCTCCAGCAGCATCCCGGTaagcagccactcgaccagCCATGAATCGAGCGTTCGGGCAATGTACACTCCCGATTGGGCCCCTGAGATAGCATATACTCCCGTCCTAGCACGCggaggagcgtgcactctcgactaggcccacgaacgagcatacattcacggttagGGTCACATTCCGatagtcaacatgagcaaccttccagaCGAAGTGTTCATTCATGACTAAGCCCGCAAGAAGCATcctccacctcacatcggagtaagTAGAATGACGGACGAAGAGAAACAATCActcaatccggctcaagttcaaccggtAGCCTGCAAAGAACTCAATCGCCTACTAGGAATGTACCACACTCACCGCATCTGCGGCATAAACAAGCCAAACACATGAGAGAACAGCCTAGACTAGCAAGTCACGGCTGGGGGCAGCCGAGAGCTCCATTACCCCAATAAAGACAAATccaggaagaagtagagagacTCTTGACTAAGCGATTGTGTGATTTCCAACGCAAAAAGGTCACTGACGAGGCACTACAACggaacatgaccaacataagcaggtcacccttcacggATGAGATCGAGCAGGCAGAGCCTCCACGCGAGTTCAGCATGTCATATTTCACATCGTTCAAAGGGGATGAAGACCCTGAGAGACATTTAAAGAATTACCGAAGCGCAATGATCCTCTATCAAAACAACGAcgatctcatgtgcaagatattcgccaccactctacaaggcgaggcgcaagattggttctacaccctgCCACCATAATCCATTCGGAGTTTCTacgaactttctttggttttcaccaaagaatattcatcatatCGTTCGATCAAAAAGAAGTCCGACCATTTGTTTAACGTCAAGAAGAACACAAAAGAGTCGTTTCGTGACcatgtgaagaggttcaaagtagAGAAGGCAAGGATAGTTGGATGCAACAACTTAATAGCTAGAGCAGCCTTACAAAAAGAACTTCTGGCAGACCATCCgctatttgaaaaattaatcatgaaagaagatttaACTCTGGCAGACTTTTTCGCTCTAGCAGAGAAgtatgcactttgggacgaagCTCGCCAATGCACattcaaggacttgaagaagtacaCGACATCACCTCCCTACTATCCAAACCGGAAACAGAGGAAGACTGATTCacatgtttgatggtatctgaaGTAGCAATAAGCACTACCATCATACAAGAAGAGCTGGGGGCCCTACTACCTGTATTTCATTGTTCAAAAGCTCCCTTTGATGCtatcagaaattcaaaagctaactttggtgAAACTTGTTGCAACCCGAAAGCTTAAGTTTTACCTTCAAACGCACTCAGTCATCCTCATGACGCATTATTCCGCCCAATCCAAACACGCGACGATAAAGGCGTAGACCCTGGTGGATGCAAAGTTTTCTGACGAATGCAACAACTCGGCCCAAAAGACACGCCAAGGGTAGACGAACACTGAAAGGACACACTCggaagcaagttttgtcctcgttgtcccaaaagattctacataggagCAACATATACCGGCAGTTGAGCACTACCTCCTCCTGCGCGTCACACGGCCCTAGCCGACCCTTGCTCCATAAATTAGCTCTAGAATGGTCCAATACCGACAGTTGAGCATCTCCTGCTACATGTAACATGGCCCCAACTCCACGACCCCTTACCATGCACCAAGACGCTAAGAAGTTAATACAAAAGTACGACCGCTGCCAGCGCTACATGCCGATACCAGCACTGCCTGTCAGCAAGCTACACCCGCATACAAGTCCTTGGCCATTCATACAATAGGCAATCGACCTGGTAGGACTTATGTCGCCTGCTACTGGGGGCAGAGGCATGATCATGGcaaccgactacttcaccaaatgggtagaagtaAAGTCCAAGACGACCACGACTCAAACGGACATAGAgcacttcatatggaggaacatcatttgccgatTTGGCATCCTATAGTCCATCGTCACTGACAATGGCGCGCAATTCGTGGGCAAAGGTATgacgaagttcttccaaaagtatggcattaagcagcacatgtccacgctaagatatcctcaaggcaataggcaggccgaagcatccaacaagataatcctcgactgcctcaagaaatccctcaccaacaagaagggaaaatggccagacgaactcCCCGGATATCTACAGGCATAATGCACTGCCAAAAGACGGGCAACCGGTGAGACTCCTCTCTTTGGTATTTGGCTCAAAAGCAATCATTCATCCCAATATCATCAAGTCAAGTATCACCGTTTTGCTACCAAGCATTGAGCAAAACAataaggagatggccacaagcttagatctggcagaggagaaGCGCGAGCAAACCATCACCCGCATCACAGCCTACCAGTAGCAGCTcctctccagctacaacaaaagggccaagattCGGCAGTTCCAACCCGAAGATATAatcctaagaaaagccttcatcattgCCCAcaaagaaggctccaaaaagatggatcccatctgggaaggtccgtacaagatcagcagaATAGGTGGCAAGAGTAATTACACCCTCGCCACCATGAAACGACAAAAAGATCGAAAAGCAGTGGGGCGCCTACaatctgaggaagtaccatgtgtgacctcccactacatcaaagctcgaagactcaagcagctcgacgAGGACTACCTCACAAACTGAGAACTATctagttgttatgcagttcctaACTTACAGCTAAGCTCTTGTtcgtttcactcatttttcaatgaggaattaaGAAGTAATCATAACTTGGCTCGGCTGCATGtttacaacaactgatcactcctgcacttcaaaagaagactgCGCCCTTCTTAGGGACTCATCGCAAGAATTGCTCCCCCtgagggaccaaccatgctctccagtgcgaaaaggtaaaccaattccccaacacccacaTAGGTCAACTCTCCAAGACAGGAGAATAAACtctacactccgaatatccaaACGTGGATAAGCCTAgctgccctagtataactagatgcacAATGGCTTGAgccgggattcctagaagtagccataatggtctttttcaaggcttagctaactaagggattttgggtctcttagCCTAATCCGTAGGGAACCGGGCCCTAGAGACGGAGGGGGCACATTACACAGTAAATCCGATGGACGGCTGCCCTAGAACCCTAAAGTTGCTactgagtgcactaaggtaaCCTACGGTTTCCAAAAAATTGCCTAGGGCTTGCCCTTCGAGCAGTAAAGCCAtgctagacttatacaaccgcacattcttgtgaaaggttaaacaagctagcatgcatatacgaagctttatccactgccgacatgctacgtagtagataagcttcacctctgccaagtGCGGAACAActtacaccaagtcctaaagtgttgtgatacttgctatgcAACTTACAAAATtagagaaagccaaggttaacagcctagtggttacgcgaatttgtctgcttctgtaagtaaggcatccgactaccaaccctatggctaacaactttgcaaagttctataCCAACACCTAAGGCTGCATAGACTACGTGGgcctgtctgcttatagaaaagtagcacgtCTGCCAttggtctataaagtctaaaggttagggcatgaacaaaagaagcgaagatgaagaaagcgAAGGAAGAATGTTTATAAACAACTTGAAAAGGCCAAATGagttcaagaaaaacaagaactgcaaggaaaaacaaagaaaatcctaaaggctacctagaagactacactCCAGCAACTTGGACATCCTACGACTACTTGGTCACCACACCTTCAACAGCAGTGACGCTCTTAGCAGCGGCATCATCCAGCGCTTCACCCCCGGCTGCCCTAGCCTGGACaccaacttcttcaactacttcaccaatggaagcctcaaaagtaaaaacaagcaaGTTTTCCGTtgaaatagagaaggtctccAAACCTCGAACCCACCATTCTCACCATTCAATTGCTCATTCTCCTCGAGCAGACCAACACGGACGCGctgcagctcatccacttctttcttcaaactttCGTTAATCTTCAGTACACTTCGAAGTTCCAACACatggggttcaagcctatcgacgattctcttgaagtggatcacttgattataagcagcaatcaactctttatcctttgcataagcagcgAAATGAAGCTCAAAAACTAcaaactcaagatcttgaatctgagaTCTGGTTTCAAGAGCACACATATCTCAGCAGCGTCCCTAGAAGcaggcttagtggatttctcacagcCACTCACACGAGCAGTCTCCTCCTTCCCAGTAGGCGAATCAGTCTCAGCAACAGAGGGAGTGGGCCTTAGCGCCACCTTAGCagcagagtccaccttatcgctcttcataatagcaagcATTTCCGAATGAGAACTGGACTTAGCTCCCAACGGACGTCTTGCCATAGACCTCAGTACTAGGGGCATGACAAAACCTCTACATTAAGCAATACTATCAACAATTGAATTAGCCATTCTCGACATAGCATGCACCATAGGCTCAAATCTAgcagcctcatttttcttcccattagaagaagtcatgtcaatcacaAGCCTCTTGACAGCAGGTGGACCCTCACGAATAGCGAATGAAGTCTTCAATTCTTTCTTAACCAGCATTTCTTGAGCAGATGGGGAAGATCTCCTCCGCCTTTATCTTCTTTACATTCTCTCTCGAGAGCAACCTACATTTCTCCAGGCAAAGAGAACTAAGTATCATTTTTTCTCTCAGACCAGTAGGCAGGAGGCCTGCATGCCCAATATTCCAGCAGCCCATGACGCCCTCGACCTCCTCATCTTTCTCAATCACCAGCTTGGCTCGTGTCAGGTCCAAGAGCCCAAAGGACATGAGCCATGCGACTTGCCTAGCACTGCACCCTAGCACCACAATCCGCGACCACAGCTGCACAAACTACCATTTGCTCTAGCCAAGTCGAGCAGCCTAAAGTAGTGGTCCTTGCCACAAC
This genomic stretch from Pyrus communis chromosome 2, drPyrComm1.1, whole genome shotgun sequence harbors:
- the LOC137724920 gene encoding uncharacterized protein, translating into MTNISRSPFTDEIEQAEPPREFSMSYFTSFKGDEDPERHLKNYRSAMILYQNNDDLMCKIFATTLQEYSSYRSIKKKSDHLFNVKKNTKESFRDHVKRFKVEKARIVGCNNLIARAALQKELLADHPLFEKLIMKEDLTLADFFALAEKYALWDEARQCTFKDLKKYTTSPPYYPNRKQRKTDSHV